DNA from Fundulus heteroclitus isolate FHET01 unplaced genomic scaffold, MU-UCD_Fhet_4.1 scaffold_148, whole genome shotgun sequence:
CTGGCACTATATACTTAAAATTTAACTAAACTAAATTGAAGGTTTTTTAgcaccaaaaagaaaaactcagctAAGGTGTTAAACACAAGGTGTGCTAATCATTTATTAACCCCCCACCTGTAGTTATCTAATTCTGCTAGGGAAACCTTTGTTCTGTGACACCATAAAACGGctcacattttaacaaaattgcgaaaccacagaaaagaaaaactttttttcttgtttcctgAGACTGGGAAAATAGATTTATGATAAAGTACAAAAGTGCTTAGGCTGAATATTGtatctgtttaaatgtgtgaaataaaCACTCCAAAATATACACACCAGAAGATGATGGTGCACCCTTTGTGATAAGGACCATTAGTTTGACCTAAAGTacaaatctgtattttttttaatcagcccACAAACATTAGCAAGACAGCTGACGAGAAGTCTTTAAAACCCTAAACATCTTGCTCAAATTGGGTCCAGGAAAAAGGGCTAGTCTTTAAGAGCTCAATAACCTTTGGAGCACATGGTACAACAGAAATGCATGAAGAGTAGGACACTAAAccgttttagatttttgtggCATATGAATACAATAACCCCTTCTACTTAGTCACCGATGTGGGCACTTAAACATCACCCACTCTCTGAGGTTCATGGCTTCCTCCTGCAAAAACTAGCACCTCCTCCCTTTAGCTTCTCTTTCTGTTCCTATGGCACATCTTATCCTGCTGCTGTGGCTGCTACTTTGGTTAATATTGCAGCTGTCTTCTCACTGTAATCTACTCCAATAGATAAAAACATTGTATATTGAGAACCATGAATGCCCACACCTGGTTTATCATTGAGTACATTTTCCAGATGCCTGGAGTACCATGTTTAgctgttcaaaaaaaaaataaaaatacacaccaTAGGAACGTCCAGCAATTACACTGTTCATTTCAGGAAAAACACAGGCTTCTTGTCTCAGAGTTAGACATGTTTTGTGCAGATTATCTAAATATACcccaaaacaatatttaaagaccttttgaaaatgctgtcagaaactggttagttttattAGAGTACCATTATTCAGATTACAGGAACATTTACAGTATACGTTTATGCAAAATTAGTCAATCATATAAAATCAATGAGACTGAATAAGATTATCGAAAAAATTGCACTTCTTCAGTTAAGTTTCAGGGTTTCCTCATACCGCTTGCAAAGTTTACCATAGTCATCATCTTTGCCTATCTGCTCTAAAAACTGACGGACTCCGCTCTCTAGGACGCGGTAGTATCGCTTCAACTCCTCCAACTCAGACTCCAACATTGTCACTACCTGCTCATGTTCCTCTTTGGCTTCACTCAACTGCCTCTCATAATCTGCCttcacagcttttattttctcttccagCACCTTCTCATAGTACTGCTTGATATCAAGTTCTCGCTGATCCAACATCTTCTTTGCCTCTTCATAGGTGTCATTTGAGTAAAACTGTCCTCCATTGTCATCTACCATCTCCTGGATCTTCTTTAGCAGAATCATAACTTGTCGACGATCGCTTGCTTGGAGGTTGTTGAACACATGGTATCTGTTTCCAGCCTTCTTTAAGATCTCTTGCAGGTCAGGAGGAGCATTCTTGAGCTTCTGATCAAAGTCTGACTTAATCTCATCACCATGGGTGAAGAGGATGATGGTGTACTTCCAGGCCTCCTTTCCAAACATCTCCTCCACCTTCATCACCGCCTCTCTTTCTTCTGCTGTAAAGGTTCCAATTTTGATAACCAACAGAATGGCATGGGGCCCTGGGGCTGTCATGTTGATGCATTTTGAGATTTCTCTCTTCACTGTTTCATTAGACTGATCGGTGTCAAAGAGACCGGGTGTATCAACAACAGAAACCATCCTGTTGAACACCTTTTCTCGTTGTTTGGAGCATTCAGTGGTCTCTGTAAATGGAAAATACAGGTTTATATGAAATAGTTAAGAGAAACAGaactaaattacattttttgagtCTTGATAAAAATTATTTGACCACCCTTGTTTTCTTCAATTTCTTCGCAGAAGTAatcaaaaacaatcaaaaacgAAGTTCTGTAATCAACTACTAACTTGTCTGTGTATCATGTaaagaaaacagacagaaaacatgGACTACCTAAAAGCAGTGTTTTCGGCAGTATAATGTCACAGTTATTGATGTAACTACTTAAAGGTAGAGCAATGTCTATTTGTATTTTAGCCCTATCTTTACTTTCATCCCAAGAGCCAggttctgcagccgaggatcggaacgccaaggtccccgccctctactgcgacccgttgcacaatgcacccgacccctttggcccctccgacaggtggtgagcccatcggaaggtggacccatgtcgcctcttcgggctgagcgcataggcgcatagatatatgtatatattgaagtgtatagatatatctatctatctatctatctatctatctatctatctatctatctatatatatatatatatatatatatatatatatatatatatatatatatatatatatatatatatatatatatatatatatatatagagagagagagagagagagagagagagagagagagagagagagagagagagagagagagagagaccactaagaatgtaaatgagacatcatatgcccattcctatttccttttttgtactttttctccattgtgagatcaataaagactatcttatcttatcagagtggggccccgatgaccgggcgagggaacacaaaATCCAATATTGTTGCTCGTCATAAGGGgctttttgggctgctctttgtctggtccctcacttaggacctgtctgccttgggtgaccctacta
Protein-coding regions in this window:
- the LOC105916008 gene encoding GTPase IMAP family member 7; translation: MAESEAGAATGRVRRHSKDEPPKVSDVQDFRLVLVGKTDAGKSSSGNTILGRGAFRAATKHSSETTECSKQREKVFNRMVSVVDTPGLFDTDQSNETVKREISKCINMTAPGPHAILLVIKIGTFTAEEREAVMKVEEMFGKEAWKYTIILFTHGDEIKSDFDQKLKNAPPDLQEILKKAGNRYHVFNNLQASDRRQVMILLKKIQEMVDDNGGQFYSNDTYEEAKKMLDQRELDIKQYYEKVLEEKIKAVKADYERQLSEAKEEHEQVVTMLESELEELKRYYRVLESGVRQFLEQIGKDDDYGKLCKRYEETLKLN